A genomic window from Silene latifolia isolate original U9 population chromosome Y, ASM4854445v1, whole genome shotgun sequence includes:
- the LOC141630864 gene encoding uncharacterized protein LOC141630864, producing the protein MHNTRISNLNLEPFDQEIEHTLFRLRKNKRGAIVAVPEGSEFDDLHSDSEYSEISEQPEPLNMARETRTLRELTAPNLNVQPLCITFPALDDGVTFELKSGLIHQLPSFSGMSIEDPNKHLSDFHIVCTGMKPPAITDEQLKLRAFPFTLKDNARDWLNYLPPGSITTWVGMKKAFLEKYFPPSRSSQLKRAIVMLNLTRRRETMYEYLEKFKKLCASCPYHGYSDQDLIMYFCGGLNQDDRRMIHSACGGNIANKNPDEAWEVISELAETSRQFERKPSRRGLNAMGVSPGLEEKVDNIVSTLRDMLSGRQMATVCGICATEGHPNDLCPYLRESGQEVVNGVWESTTNNRKWDPYSKTYNEGWKAHPNFRWGNSQAGPSSDPPRGQFLQRPQGQQFNQQVPQQAAEQAPPSSSMSTEDMIRALTLSVTQDRAYNKQNFKNLENQVSQLATAINRLEARDSNALPSQTVVNPKNVSAVSLRNGRQLVEAEKVKRKEKQPMIQEEEEEIVIEEGEKASIVKEKEPIISSIPVVEPDVPFPDALRRTQHFEHDKDIYEVFQKCEVNIPLLNILKSIPKYAKFLKELCTIKRNNKLKGMKIVKGKGPKGKINEYVSALFQKKLPPKCGDPGMFAIPCTIGDLRFEKAMLDLGASINVIPFAIYETLKLGPLKDTSVVVQLADRSSVYPKGVVENVMVGVGKLVFPADFYVLDMKNEAGAIPVLLGRPFLKTAGTKIDVSKGSLTMEFDGTVVKFEINKPNSHSPAVHSLCAIDTFVNHVLPKCRKSPIPSNVSFVLQGSPHKEQRCVILWDCRDDAEAFRGKNEAWFDKLIRRKGSGKGLQTIHIKSRHHSSSCKPVGKLR; encoded by the coding sequence ATGCATAATACTCGTATTTCTAACCTGAACCTCGAGCCTTTCGATCAAGAGATTGAGCATACTCTTTTCAGGTTACGAAAGAACAAACGGGGTGCAATAGTGGCTGTTCCTGAAGGCAGTGAGTTTGACGATCTACATTCAGATTCTGAATATTCTGAAATTTCTGAACAACCCGAACCTTTGAATATGGCTAGAGAAACCCGTACTCTAAGGGAGCTCACAGCTCCAAATCTTAACGTTCAACCATTGTGCATCACTTTTCCAGCATTGGATGATGGAGTCACTTTTGAACTAAAATCTGGTTTGATACATCAGTTACCAAGTTTCAGTGGTATGAGCATTGAGGATCCGAATAAGCATCTTTCAGACTTTCATATTGTGTGCACTGGTATGAAGCCACCTGCTATTACTGACGAGCAGTTGAAATTGAGAGCATTTCCTTTCACCTTGAAGGACAATGCGAGAGATTGGTTAAACTATCTCCCACCGGGAAGTATCACTACTTGGGTAGGTATGAAGAAGGCgttcttggagaaatattttccTCCTTCTCGATCATCTCAGCTGAAAAGAGCCATCGTAATGTTGAACTTGACAAGAAGACGGGAAACTATGTATGAGTATCTTGAGAAATTTAAGAAGCTCTGTGCTAGTTGCCCTTACCATGGTTACTCTGATCAGGATCTCATTATGTATTTTTGTGGTGGACTGAACCAAGATGACCGTCGCATGATTCACTCTGCTTGTGGAGGAAATATAGCCAACAAAAATCCAGATGAGGCTTGGGAGGTTATTTCAGAGCTAGCTGAGACCTCTAGACAGTTTGAGAGGAAACCATCACGAAGAGGACTGAATGCTATGGGTGTTAGTCCTGGTTTAGAGGAAAAGGTTGATAATATTGTTTCCACTCTCCGTGACATGTTATCTGGGAGACAGATGGCTACTGTTTGTGGCATATGCGCTACTGAGGGTCACCCTAATGATTTGTGTCCCTACTTGCGAGAAAGTGGCCAAGAAGTGGTGAATGGTGTTTGGGAGAGTACTACAAATAACAGGAAATGGGATCCATATTCCAAGACCTATAATGAAGGATGGAAGGCTCACCCTAACTTTCGTTGGGGAAATTCTCAAGCTGGTCCATCGTCTGACCCTCCTAGAGGTCAGTTTCTCCAAAGACCACAAGGACAACAATTTAATCAACAAGTACCTCAACAAGCAGCTGAGCAAGCACCACCGAGTTCATCAATGTCCACGGAGGATATGATTCGAGCTCTTACTCTCAGTGTTACTCAAGATAGAGCATATAATAAGCAAAATTTTAAGAATCTTGAAAATCAGGTTAGTCAGCTGGCTACCGCCATTAATCGGTTGGAAGCTAGAGATTCTAATGCACTACCATCTCAAACGGTGGTGAATCCAAAGAATGTGAGCGCAGTCTCTTTGAGAAATGGGAGACAACTAGTGGAGGCTGAGAAagtgaaaagaaaagagaagcaaCCTATGattcaagaagaagaggaagagataGTGATCGAGGAAGGTGAAAAAGCTTCTATTGTTAAGGAGAAGGAGCCGATTATTTCTTCTATACCGGTGGTGGAACCGGATGTACCTTTCCCCGACGCACTGAGAAGAACCCAACACTTTGAGCATGACAAAGACATTTATGAGGTATTTCAAAAGTGCGAGGTAAATATCCCTCTTCTTAATATTTTAAAGAGTATTCCTAAATATGCTAAATTTTTAAAAGAATTATGCACCATTAAAAGGAATAACAAATTGAAAGGGATGAAGATAGTCAAGGGTAAAGGTCCTAAGGGGAAGATTAATGAATATGTGTCTGCTCTATTTCAAAAGAAATTACCCCCTAAATGTGGTGACCCTGGTATGTTTGCTATCCCTTGTACAATAGGAGACCTTAGGTTTGAGAAGGCCATGTTAGATTTAGGGGCGTCTATTAATGTCATCCCTTTTGCTATTTATGAGACTCTGAAACTTGGGCCTTTAAAAGACACTAGTGTTGTAGTTCAGCTGGCTGATAGGTCTAGTGTCTATCCTAAGGGGGTTGTGGAGAATGTCATGGTTGGTGTTGGTAAGTTAGTCTTTCCGGCTGACTTTTATGTTTTGGACATGAAAAATGAGGCAGGTGCTATACCAGTCTTGTTAGGGAGACCATTCTTGAAGACCGCAGGTACTAAGATTGATGTCTCAAAAGGGTCTCTTACCATGGAATTTGATGGGACTGTTGTTAAATTTGAAATCAATAAACCCAACTCCCACTCTCCTGCGGTTCATTCTTTGTGTGCTATAGACACTTTTGTTAATCATGTGTTACCGAAGTGCCGGAAATCTCCTATTCCGAGCAATGTGTCTTTTGTTTTGCAGGGATCCCCTCATAAGGAACAAAGGTGTGTTATCTTATGGGATTGTCGGGACGATGCAGAGGCATTTAGAGGCAAAAATGAGGCTTGGTTTGATAAGTTAATTCGCCGGAAGGGCTCCGGGAAAGGTTTGCAAACTATCCATATAAAATCTCGTCATCATTCTTCCTCTTGCAAACCTGTTGGTAAGTTAAGGTAG